DNA sequence from the Malus domestica chromosome 11, GDT2T_hap1 genome:
CTTCCAAGCTCGATTCCCTGCTTTCTCTCTTTAACCTTGTGGACAAGGTTTTTTCGAAGGCGGGAGTAAATGTTATGATCTTGCAATTGGCCTATTAGTGAATCCTTGGATCACTATGAAGTAGTAGTTAAATAATGGGGGTCAGATTGTATTAGAGTAAGGATTAGATTGTAATAGTCTTGTTAATTGtgggttttagttttaattgagtTGTTGTTATGCCAGATGGCACTCTCGCGAATGTAAGGGCTGGCTTGTGGGATAAAAGCCTCAGCTAGTGGATTGAAAAGCACATATGAAAAACAATTAGAAATTTCCTTTTCTTGCTGTGCAATTCCTTTCCTCAGTACCCACCATTACCACACAGTCAAGGTTGCAGCTAGGTATTGGCTTGGGTTTTATCAggagaaagaaacaaaacaatgagcAAGAACATCTCTCTGATTCTGATGGGTTGCGGCGGCGTTGGGCGTCAGCTCCTCCAGCACATTGTCTCCTGCCGATCACTTCACGCCAAACAGGTACTGCTTACATTCCATTTCTCAATCATTCTTCCAAATTCATTGCCTccggttgttgttgttgttgatgtgcgGTATTGATGGGATAATCTTGATGTGGGCGGGCACGGGGCAGGGAATCCACCTGAGAGTAGTGGGAGTAAGCGACAGTAAATCCTTACTCGTTGCATCCGACGCTTTCACCATGGAGCTGCCTGATGACTTTTTATTGGAAGTTTGCCGGGCCAAGTCGAATGGCGCTTCTCTCTCCACGCTCAGTGGTTATGGTAACTTCACTTCCCCGTGAAATTATGAGATGATTAATTGGGTTTTCGATCTTTTGTTTTAGCTGGTGTTTGTTTCGTATGCTTAGTATTTGTTGTTTTGTAAAGGGGAGTTCCAGGTATTCACGAATTCGGAATCAACCAAAAAGATTGTAGATGTTGCTGCATTCTTGGGTAAATCAACAGGTTCGTGGCGTGTATGATGATCTTTTGCAATCTTTTCACCAAAATGAACGATTTCAACTTcatttgtttgaaatttttgttttgttttcgttTTGCAAAGGTTTGGCACTTGTCGATTGCTCTGCCAGTTCTGATACTATTCCGGTACTAACCCAAGCGGTGGATTTGGATTGTTGCGTTGTCATGGCAAATAAGAAGCCTCTTACTTCAACAATGGTACTAAACTTTTTCAGTAATGTTCTAATACCAAGAAATATTGATAGTGACAAATTTTATTCTTACGGCAATCAATGCAAATGTTCATTCTGATTGTAAATACGAGGTAAAAGGGCTTCGTTCTGCTCTTTTCTCGTTCATTTTACTTGTATATCACTGATTTCTGGTAGTTTAACTTCCACACCACCCAAAGATGCATTATGCATTTCTCACCTACAGGAGGACTATGACAAATTAGTTTCTCACCCACGTCACATTCGTCATGAGTCAACTGTAAGTTCACTTCTTGCTCCAGTTATTGATTTGTGCTGTGAATTATGACCAGGACATGAAAAGTAGAGTGTGTTTAGAGATGAATTGCTTAGTCTTGTTCATCTATATGGTCTACTATCGTTTTTGACTTATAATCTGATTCTTATCACAATTGATTGAACCTCAGAATTTTTGGTTTACTCATAACATATCCACGATTTTCCCCAACTTATTGTTGACTTCTTATGAAAATTACAGTCAGTCGCCTCTTcattccatatttttttttttaaaaccatttcacgcAAATTAACAAAAGAAATACTATAGTTAGATCAGTTCTGTAGCTCAAAGGAGCAACAATAGTACATAACTGAAAATGTAAAGAAGATTTTATATTGAAAACTACCTTAAGGCCTgcattttttacttttcttcctcctcctgcatcatttttattttgttgttgttgtcaccCTTTGCATCCTCTGTAGCAGCTAATTACTGTCATAGACACCCATTTGTTCATTTGCACACACCATCTGTCCAGCATGATACATACATGTGTAATTCTAATTCATATGCCTTGCTCAAGTGGaataaaactctaataactGGTAGTGTTCATTGTTTACTATAATTTTATTGTGCTTTCTCTCTATATACGTTCATTTTCTTGCAATTTCCCCTGAATTGATTTTAGATTTGGTAGGTTGGTGCTGGCCTCCCTGTCATAGCATCCTTAAATCGCATACTGTCATCTGGAGATCCTGTCCACCGCATTATCGGGAGTTTGAGTGGTACCAAAGTTTTCCCTTGGCTTTCTTGCATTTTTAACATAAGCCACCTGCATGTAACTGAGTATTCATACTGATATATGTTTCGTCTTATGTACATGTGATAGGGACATTGGGGTATGTAATGAGTGAGCTTGAAGGTGGAAAGCTACTAAGTCAAGTTGTTCGTTCTGCTAAAAACCTGGGTTACACTGAACCAGGTTTTgaatgtttttaactttgtagTAAATCACGGATTGATCATCTGAAGTTTATAttatcctttttatttattgagTTATTATCTCCCACTGTATATAAGTAGGACTAAGAAGTATGTCTTGAGCTTCGTGAGCATTTGTCAGTGTGGTCACTTTTGACTTTATATTGTAATTGCAGATCCACGCGATGACCTTAGTGGGATGGATGTTGCAAGAAAGGTGTGGACATGGTTTTTTGTGTGCGTTTAAATTCACTTTAATCAGCTGAAAGTTCAAACAACAATGCCATAATATGAAAGAACACTCGAACGATATGATGAGAATATAAATGATTTGATGTTGAAGCTCTAGCAATACTTCATAAATTTCTAATACCATCTTACACAGGCTTTGATACTAGCTAGGCTTCTTGGTCAGCGCATTAACTTGGATGCCATTAAGGTTGGTACTATCTactgcttatatatatatatatgtgtgtatatatatatatatatatatatatatatatatatgatttatcACACTTGCTCCTATGTTCATGTTGTGAACTTATATGTTATTACTTTTATGATCGCTATTTCATTGTTTAGATTGAGAGTTTATATCCTGAAGAAATGGCACCTAGTGTAATGTCTATTGAAGACTTTCTGGGAAGTGGGCTATTATTGCTCGATAAAAATATCCAAGAGAGAGTCTCTAAGGCTTCTTTGGATGGGAAGGTGCTACGTTATGTCTGTGTGATTGAGGACTCAAGGTACTCTTTTCTACATTTATGTTCAAAATGCGATATGCTGAAAGAAGCACTCTCTCGAGCGTGTATTTATGTTTGCGTTGTTTTTTAGTTTGTCAGTGTGCATGTGTTCATATAAGCAAAGGTCCATTGTTCCCTATATGTAAGGCACTTGGATTCAGTTAATGGATGGTTTGGATTACGAAGCacctattttttttcattaggtcACAAAGACTCGGTTAGACTTCCAAATTAGGTTTGGTAAGTTGTGTTAAAATATGAAGGCGCTTGTTGAGGACGGTGTCTTCATTTTACAGTCACCCCATAATGGTATTGTTGGTATTCCGTGGAGAGAGAAGAGGGTCCAGTGTGAATCCAGGTGAGAGAAATATTCATTGGAACCAATTTTATGAAACCTAGATTGGTAGGTGTTGTGTATATATAAATGCGTTCAAATGTATTTTTGGTGATTTTCCAATTTTGTTCTGAATTGtgaacataaatgcttatagaTGAAAGTAAGCCAACGTATAGAActttttattttggtaattttgtatccttattttaacaaaaaaaaacaaaaaggttgCATCTCGCCATAATTGACCACGCCAAACTTTTTTCTTGGTGGACCCATGGTTGGTTGCTTGCCAACGTAGTCTGTCTAGCAGTTGGTATTCGCCCAAGCTAGGTTACCCTAAGGAATAAGATGTTGTAGATCAGGGTAATAAACACATCTTTGTCAAGAATACACTACAAATGTACTTCAAGTTGTTTATTCATCTTTACAGATGGCTTAGAGGCAGTTGTTCATCCTCTTTCATCTAGTCAAACTTCTTTATATTCTCATACTCCATCTGGGAATATTAGAACGATCAACACAAAAAGTAAGGTAggaaacagaaaatgttaaaagGAGGCTTTATGCATCTTCTGAAAACTCTTTAGGACTTCTTGATCCTTCAAAGTGGAAAGCGGgcattatatgtatatttctgtTGTTCTTTATGGTCATGATCATGATAACCAATCTTTTGAATGCAGTACGGTAAAAATtttgtgaattttgagttacATCCTCTCATTCTACTACGTTACGCTTGTGATTTTGCATATCATATACTAACTTGGTCATGATCATGATAACCGAATGCAGTACTGTAAAAATTTTGTGAATTTTGAGTTGCATCCTCTCATTCTACTACGTTACGCTTGTGATTTTGCATATCATATACTAACTTGGGTATTTTAGTGACTCCTTTGGTGTGATACTAACTGATCCCAGCTTTTGGTAGTTGTGAAGTTGGCATTCAAGAGCTTCCCAAGGATTCTGCTTTAGGAAGGCTGAGAGGAAGTGACAATGTTGTAAGCCCATTTCTTTACAAATTTACTTTTGAAAGTTAAATAAAGATATTTTTTGACAATGCACAAATGAAAATAAAGTGGACATGCGATATAAACCTTACACTGTGCAATTCATTAATCGCACCTCAGGTCTTGTATTAGAGTTTTCATGGATGAGATTATTCGGGAAAGCAAGGTCATGTATCAAATTTCTTCGTCAACTTGTTCCTGGGAGACATAAGGAGGGAGACAAAATTAT
Encoded proteins:
- the LOC103443774 gene encoding uncharacterized protein isoform X2 produces the protein MSKNISLILMGCGGVGRQLLQHIVSCRSLHAKQGIHLRVVGVSDSKSLLVASDAFTMELPDDFLLEVCRAKSNGASLSTLSGYGEFQVFTNSESTKKIVDVAAFLGKSTGLALVDCSASSDTIPVLTQAVDLDCCVVMANKKPLTSTMVGAGLPVIASLNRILSSGDPVHRIIGSLSGTLGYVMSELEGGKLLSQVVRSAKNLGYTEPDPRDDLSGMDVARKALILARLLGQRINLDAIKIESLYPEEMAPSVMSIEDFLGSGLLLLDKNIQERVSKASLDGKVLRYVCVIEDSSCEVGIQELPKDSALGRLRGSDNVLEVYSRCYKDQPLVIQGAGAGNDTTAAGVLADIVDIQDLFP
- the LOC103443774 gene encoding uncharacterized protein isoform X1 yields the protein MSKNISLILMGCGGVGRQLLQHIVSCRSLHAKQGIHLRVVGVSDSKSLLVASDAFTMELPDDFLLEVCRAKSNGASLSTLSGYGEFQVFTNSESTKKIVDVAAFLGKSTGLALVDCSASSDTIPVLTQAVDLDCCVVMANKKPLTSTMEDYDKLVSHPRHIRHESTVGAGLPVIASLNRILSSGDPVHRIIGSLSGTLGYVMSELEGGKLLSQVVRSAKNLGYTEPDPRDDLSGMDVARKALILARLLGQRINLDAIKIESLYPEEMAPSVMSIEDFLGSGLLLLDKNIQERVSKASLDGKVLRYVCVIEDSSCEVGIQELPKDSALGRLRGSDNVLEVYSRCYKDQPLVIQGAGAGNDTTAAGVLADIVDIQDLFP